Below is a window of Vigna unguiculata chloroplast, complete genome DNA.
ATGGGACAAAAAATAAATCCGCTTGGTTTCAGACTTGGTACAACTCAAAGTCATGATTCTATTTGGTTTGCACAACCAACAAAATATTCTGAGAATATACAAGAAGATAAAAAAATACGAGATTGGATAAAAAATTTTATACAAAAAAATAGAAGAATATCCTCGGGTGTCGAGGGAATTGGAGAGATAAAGATTCAAAAAAGAATCGATCTGATTCAAGTCATAATATATATGGGATTTCCAAAGTTATTAATAGAGGGTAAGCCTCAAAAAATCGAAGAATTACAGACGAATATGCACAAAAAACTGAATTGTGTGAATAGAAAACTAAACATTGCTATTGTAAAAGTTACAAATGCTTATAAACACCCTAATATTCTTGCAGAATTTATAGCTGGACAATTAAAGAATAGAGTTTCATTTCGTAAAGCAATGAAAAAAGCTATTGAATTAACTGAACAAGCAGGTACAAAAGGAGTTCAAGTACAGATTGCAGGACGTATTGATGGAAAAGAAATTGCACGTGTCGAATGGATCAGAGAAGGTAGGGTTCCTCTCCAAACCATTCGAGCTAAAATTGAATATTGTTGTTATACAGTTCGAACTATTTATGGAGTTTTAGGGATAAAAGTTTGGATATTT
It encodes the following:
- the rps3 gene encoding ribosomal protein S3, which translates into the protein MGQKINPLGFRLGTTQSHDSIWFAQPTKYSENIQEDKKIRDWIKNFIQKNRRISSGVEGIGEIKIQKRIDLIQVIIYMGFPKLLIEGKPQKIEELQTNMHKKLNCVNRKLNIAIVKVTNAYKHPNILAEFIAGQLKNRVSFRKAMKKAIELTEQAGTKGVQVQIAGRIDGKEIARVEWIREGRVPLQTIRAKIEYCCYTVRTIYGVLGIKVWIFSK